TTCTTCTCTTGATCTACATTACAAATACTAATCGGGCGGCGTAGAAGGGGCGCAATGCCCTCTGCTACCTTAATGTGTACAAACTGCCCTGGTTCGTTCATTTGCTGTACTAATGTTCCTTGAAGCACTAATTCGTAAATGTTTTTTGCGATTTCTTTTTGATTAACGACGATCATATTTTGCTTTTGCATCATGCATGTACCACCTCGTGACGCTTTGTTTGCGTAATTTCTTTCATTGAATGAGCTGAGAATGTCATAGATTCTAATACTCGTAAGATTGCTCTCGTTGTATCAAGTGATGTTAAGCAAGCTACACCATTTTCTACTGATTCACGGCGAATGCGGAAACCATCACGCGCTGGTTGTTTACCTTTTGTTAGCGTATTGATTACAAACTGTGCTTTTCCTTGACGGATAATATCTAGTAAGTTGTATTCTTCAGAATCAATTTTGTTTACAACTTGTACTGGAATATTTTTCTCTTCTAACGATTGTGCTGTTCCAGCTGTTGCTAATAAGTTATAGCCGATTTCATTGAAACGTTTTGCAATTTCCATCGCCTCTTCTTTATCTTTATCCGCTACAGTAATGATTACTGATCCGTGCGTTGGGATGTTAATTCCAGAAGCAACTAGCCCTTTGTATAATGCTTTTTCAAGCGTTAAATCTTTACCCATTACTTCCCCTGTTGATTTCATTTCAGGTCCTAATGTTGTATCAACTGAGCGTAGTTTCGCGAATGAGAATACCGGAGCTTTTACATATACTTCTTTCTCTTCTGGGTGATAGCCCGTTCCGTATCCTTGCTCTACTAGGTCTTGCCCTAGAATAACTTTCGTTGCAACGTTTGCCATTGGTACACCAGTAATTTTACTTAAGAATGGTACTGTACGGCTCGCACGTGGATTTACTTCAATTACGTACACTTGATCTTCGAATACTACAAACTGGATATTTAGTAATCCAACAATGTTTAATCCTTTTCCAAGTGCAATTGTATGTTCAATAATTTGTTCTTTTAATTTTTCAGATAAGCTTTGTGGTGGATATACTCCAATTGAGTCACCAGAGTGAACTCCAGCGCGTTCAATATGTTCCATAATACCTGGAATGAATACATTCTCACCGTCTGAAATTGCATCTACTTCAATTTCTTTACCAACCATGTAACGGTCGATTAATACTGGGTGATCTGCGTGAACTTTAACTGCATTTTTCATGTAGTGCAGTAGTTCTTCTTGACGGTATACGATTTCCATCGCACGTCCACCTAGTACGTAAGATGGTCTTACTAATACTGGGTAACCAATTTCTTCAGCGATTGCTACCGCTTGTTCTACAGTCGTTGCTGTTTTACCAACTGGTTGTGGGATACCAAGTTTTGTTAAAGCAGCTTCGAATTTATCACGATCTTCTGCACGGTCTAAGTCTTCAAGTGATGTTCCTAAAATCTTCACACCATGTTCTTCTAATTTCGCCGCTAAGTTAATTGCCGTTTGTCCACCGAATTGAACGATAACACCTTCTGGTTTTTCTAAATCAATGATGTGCATTACATCTTCGATTGTTAATGGTTCAAAGTATAATTTGTCAGAAATACTGAAGTCTGTTGAAACAGTTTCTGGGTTATTGTTAATGATAATTGCTTCATATCCAGCTTCTTTAATTGCCCATACTGAGTGAACTGTTGCATAGTCAAACTCAACACCTTGACCAATGCGGATTGGACCAGATCCTAGAACTACTACACTCTTACGATCTGTTACAATTGATTCGTTCTCATCAGCGTATGTGCTGTAGTAATACGGTGTTGCAGATTCAAACTCTGCCGCACAAGTATCTACCATTTTGAATACTGGCGTCATATTATTTTCTTTACGCATATCATAAATTTCGCGCTCCGTTTTGTTCCAAGCTGCTGCAATGTAATGATCGCTGAAGCCCATTTCTTTCGCAGTTTGTAGTACTTCCATATTTCCTACATTTGCTTTTACTTCGCGTTCCATATTTACGATGTTTTCAACTTTTTGTAAGAAGAAGAAGTCCATTTCACACCATTCGTTAATTTCTTCTTTCGTTACACCTTGACGAATCGCTTCAGCTACGATAAACAGTCGCTCATCATCTGCTTTAATAATGCGTTTTTTCATTGTTTCTTTATCAAGTTCTTTTAAGTGGTCTAATTCTAGGTGATAAATGCCAAGTTCTAAAGAACGAACCGCTTTTAATAATGATTCTTCTAAGTTACGTCCGATTGACATAACTTCACCAGTTGCTTTCATTTGCGTTCCAAGTGTTCTGTTCGCTGATTCAAACTTATCAAATGGCCAGCGTGGAATTTTTGAAACAACATAGTCTAATGCTGGCTCGAAGCAAGCATACGTTTTTTGTGTTACTGGGTTTACGATTTCATCTAATGTTAAACCGACTGCAATTTTCGCTGCTAATTTCGCAATTGGATATCCAGTTGCTTTAGATGCTAGTGCAGATGAACGACTTACACGTGGGTTTACTTCGATTACATAGTATTGGAAGCTATATGGATCTAGTGCAAGCTGAACGTTACATCCACCTTCAATTCCTAGTGCACGAATAATTCGTAATGAAGTGTTACGTAACATTTGGTATTCACGGTCGCTTAACGTTTGGCTCGGTGCTACAACGATTGAATCCCCTGTATGAACACCAACTGGATCGATGTTTTCCATATTACATACTACAATCGCGTTATCATTTGAATCACGCATTACTTCGTATTCAATTTCTTTACAGCCAGCGATACTTTTCTCTAATAAACATTGTGTTACTGGGCTATGTTTTAAACCACTTGTTACGATTTCAATTAACTCTTCTTCGTTATGGCAAATTCCGCCGCCCGTTCCGCCTAATGTGAATGCTGGACGAACGATTACTGGATAACCAATTTCATTTACAAAGCCATATGCTTCATCAAGGTTATGAATGATTTCACTTGGTGGTGTTGGTTCATTTAAATCTTGCATTAATGTACGGAATAAATCACGATCTTCCGCTTGCTCAATTGCTGATAATTTTGTTCCTAAAATTGCAACTCCGCACTCATCAAGTACGCCTGATTTTGCAAGTTCAACAGCCATATTTAGACCTGTTTGACCACCTAATGTTGGTAAGATTGCATCTGGACGTTCTTTACGAATGATTCGGCTTACGAATTCTAATGTTAAAGGCTCAATGTATACTTTATCTGCTGTTGCAGTGTCTGTCATAATTGTTGCTGGGTTAGAGTTAACAAGGATTACTTTGTAACCTTCCTCTTTAAGAGATTGACAAGCTTGTGTTCCAGAGTAGTCAAACTCCGCTGCTTGCCCAATTACAATTGGTCCTGATCCGATTACTAAAATTGTGTTAATGTCTAGGCGTTTTGGCATAACTCTTCCCCTTCTTTCTTGAAGTTTTCAATCATTGTTAAGAAATCTTCGAATAAATCATTTGCATCTTCTGGTCCTGCTGAAGCTTCTGGATGGTATTGAACTGTAAATGCTGGGAACTTCTTATGACGAAGACCTTCTACTGTTCCATCATTTAAAGCAACATGTGTAATTTCAAGTTCTGTATTTTCAACTGATTCTTCTTCTACTGCGTAACCATGGTTTTGAGATGTAATTGCTACTTTTCCAGTTGCAAGATTTTTTACTGGATGGTTTAAACCACGGTGACCGAATTTCAACTTACTTGTATTCGCACCAGATGCTAGAGCGAACAATTGATGTCCTAGGCAAATTCCGAATAAAGGAACTTTACCGATAATGTCTTTTAACATTTCAATTGCTTCTGGTACATCTTTTGGATCCCCAGGTCCGTTACTTAACATAATTCCATCTGGGCTAAGGCGTAAAATTTCTTCAGCTGTTGTGTTGTAAGGAACTACAATTACATCACAATCACGTTTATTTAACTCTCGTAAAATACCATGTTTCATACCGAAGTCTACTAGTACAACGCGATGTCCGCGGCCTGGGCTTGGATATGGATCTTTCGTTGATACGCGTTTTACATGATCTGTAAATACTGTCGCTTTTAATTGGCTCACGATGTATTCTACATCTGCATCCATGTTACAAAGACGTCCGCGTAATGTACCGTATTGACGAATTTTTCTCGTTAATTTTCTCGTATCAATCCCTGCTAATCCTGGGATGTTTCTTTCTTTTAAGTAGTCATTTAGCGAAATTTCATTACGGAAGTTTGATGGGTGATCACAAATTTCGTTTACGATTAAACCATTTACAGAAGGGTGAATCGATTCGAAATCGTCTCGGTTGATGCCGTAGTTTCCGATTAATGGGTACGTGAATGTTACAATTTGACCGCAATATGATGGATCAGATAATGTTTCTTGATATCCAGTCATTCCTGTTGTAAATACAACCTCACCTGACTTTTCGATTTCTCCTCCGAAACCTGTTCCAATTAATACTGTTCCATCTTCTAAGATAAGTTGTCTTTTCATACTAATGCACTCTCCTTTTGCCATGCGATCTTACCACCAACGATTGTCATTACCGGCCATCCTTGGCATTTCCAACCTGCGAATGGTGTGTTTTTCCCTTTTGATAAGAATGTTGTTGGATCAATCTCTTCTTCTTGTTCTAAATCAATGATTGTAATATCAGCTGTTCTACCTTCTTTCAGGCGCCCTGCTTCTAAACCGAATGTATCAGCTGGCTTTTCTGTTAAGAATTGAATTAATTGCTCTAATGTAATAATTCCTTTTTTCACAAGGTTTGTGTATAGAAGTGGGAATGCTGTTTCAAAACCAGTAATTCCGAATGGTGCTCTTTCAATTCCTTGTGCCTTCTCTTCCGCTGTATGCGGTGCATGATCAGTTGCGATCATATCGATCGTTCCATCTAATAAACCTTCAATTAATGCTGCATGATCTTCTTTTCCACGAAGCGGTGGGTTCATTTTAAAGTTAGGATCAGCTGATGGGATATCATCTTCACATAACACTAAGTGATGAGGTGTTACCTCTGCTGTTACTTTAATTCCAGCGCGCTTTGCATCGCGAATTACGCGTACTGAGCCTTTCGTACTTACGTGACATACGTGATAGTGACAATCTGCCGCTTCAGCAAGCAGTATATCCCTTGCGATATGTACAGATTCACATACTGATGGGATACCGTTTAATCCGTGTTTCTCAGAAAACTTCCCTTCATGTACACAACCTTTATTAATAAGAGTATTCTCTTCACAGTGCGCAACTACTGCCATATTTAATTTCGCTGCACGCTTCATAGCAGCCAACATCATGCTAGCATCTTGTACGCCTACACCGTCATCTGTGAAAGCAAATGCTCCAAGTTCTTTTAAAGTTTCGAAATCTGTCATTTCAGAACCCGCTTGGCGTACTGTAATTGCTCCGTATGGTAGTACATTGACATGCGCTTTTTCTTTAATACGATTTTGCAGATCTTGCATATGTTCTCTGCAATCTGGTACTGGGCGTGTATTTGGCATTGCACAAATTGTAGTGAATCCACCTTTTGCTGCTGCTAGTGTACCTGTTTCAATTGTTTCTTTATGTTCACCACCTGGTTCGCGAAGATGTACGTGTACATCTACTAATCCAGGTGCGATTAACTTTCCGTTCACATCGATTACTTCAGCATTATCTGCCGTAATATTTTCTGCTACCTTAGCGATTTTACCGTCTTGTACGAGAAGATCTGTTGCTACGATTTTTCCTTCTTCATTCATATAACGACCATTTTTAAACAAGTAATTCATGTTTCATTCCTCCTAATACATTTGGTAAGGCGCGTTTTAGTACAGCCATTCTTACGTAAACTCCATTTTCCATTTGTTTAAATATGCGTGAACGCTCACACTCAACAAGTTCACTTGCAATTTCAACATCTCGGTTTACAGGAGCTGGATGCATAATAATGCTTCCTTCTTTCATACGCTGTTCTCTTTCCACTGTTAATCCGTGTTTCTCATGATACTCTTTCATAATGTCTGTTTCATAATGATCATGACGCTCATGTTGTACACGAAGTAACATCATTACATCCACTTCTGGAACAAGCTCATCCAATGGTTTGTATGTTCCAAATGTGTTGTCTTCATCTTTCCACTCTTCTGGACTTGCAAAGTAAATTGTTGCACCCAGTTTCGTTAATGCTTCTGCATTCGAACGTGCTACTCGGCTATGACGAACATCTCCTACTATTGCAATCTTCAATCCTTCAAATCTTCCAAACTCTTGTTTAATTGTAAGAAGGTCGAGTAAGCACTGCGTTGGGTGGTTTCCACATCCATCTCCAGCGTTTAAGATCGGGATATTCACCTGATCTTTTAGTTCATCGAAGTAGCGATCTTGCTCGTGGCGGATGACTACTGCTTTTGTTCCGATTGATTCTAGTGTTCTTATCGTATCGTATAATGTTTCTCCTTTTTGTACGCTAGATGCATCCGCTGAAAAGTTTAAAACATCAAGTCCTAATCTCTTCTCAGCAACTTCAAAGCTAAATCGCGTTCTCGTACTATTCTCAAAGAACAAGTTCGCAATAAAAGTTTGCTCTGTCGTTTTGCTCTCTTTCCCATTCGCAAAATCTTCTGCGTCTTTTAGGATTTCTGAAATTTCTACTTCCGATAATTCACTCATCGTTAACAAATGGCTCATCGTCATCCCTCATCTTTCTGATTTTTATGTTACCACTTTCGTATTTTTATAACAACCCTTGCATAAAAATACCCTAGTCATGTGAGACTAGGGTGCAAGAAAGAAGCCACCCTTTCCAATCTCACAGGACTGAATTAAAAGGTTATTATTATGAAGCAATCTGCTTAGATTGTTTTATTTGTTTCGTTTCTGGTAGTAGTAAATTTAACAGTACACCTACAATTGCTGCTAGTGCCATTCCTTCTACTTGGAACGATTCTCCTACGTGCAGTACCGCTCCACCAATACCTATTACTAGTATTACTGATGCAATCATTAAGTTTCGTTTGTCACTTAGGTCCGTTTTATCATCTACCATCATACGTAATCCACTTGATGCGATTACACCGAATAGTAAGATTGATACACCACCCATAACTGGTGTTGGGATCGAATGAATCAGTGCAGAAATCTTACCGATAAATCCGAACATGATTGCGAACACTGCTGAACCGATGAATAAGTATACACTATACGCTCTCGTAATTGCTAGCACACCGATGTTTTCACCATACGTCGTATTCGGTGGTCCACCGATTAATGATGCAATTAATGTTGCTACTCCATCACCGAAGATTGAACGGTGTAAACCTGGTTTTTCAATCAAATCTCTTTTAATAACATTTCCTAGTACAATTTGATGTCCGATATGTTCTGAAATTGTTACTAGTGCAACTGGTACCATCAAGAGTACAATCTTCCATGAAAACTCTGGTGTGTATGTTACGAATGGTACTGTGAAATCTGGTACAACAAACCATTTCGCCTCAGCTACCGGCTTTAAGTCTACTAGCCCTTGGAAATAAGCGAAAATATATCCGCCGATAATGCCAAGTAACACTGGTATGATACTAAAAAATCCTCTTCCAAATATAGAGCAGATAATTGTAATTGCTAATGTTACTAATGCTACTGAAAAGTGTGTAAAGCTATATTTGCCATCCGCACCGTTCATCGCCATATTAACTGCTGTGTGTGCTAAAGCTAAACCGATTACCATTACTACCGGACCAACTACGATTGGTGGTAGTAATTTCATAATCCACTCTGATCCTGATTTCTTAATTCCGAGTGAGATTAAGATGTACACAAGTCCTGCTAGCAAACCACCAAGCATTGCTGCTCCCGGTCCACCTGCCGTTTTTGCTGTTAAAATCGGTGCGATAAAGGCGAATGATGATCCTAGATAGGCAGGTACTTGACCTTTCGTTATAAGAAGAAACGCTAACGTTCCTAATCCACTTGATATTAATGCTACTGATGGATTCAATCCTGTTAAAAACGGAACAAGCACTGTTGATCCAAACATCGCGAACAAATGTTGTATACTTAAAAATAACCATTTTCCCGGTTTCGGTACTTCATTAACGTCTAACACTGGCTTTTGTTCCATTGTTACATCCTCCTTCAGTTTAAATCTTTGCAATAAAAAAACTCTTTGTGCCTGTGCACAAAGAGTCCTACACTTTCGTATGCCAAATTTGACATATGAAAGCCAAGACCCTTTGTCAGCCTCACAGGACTACATTTAAAAGGGCTTTACTTATCGTATATGCTTACTCGATCTTGTTGATCTGTCTCTTGCAAATCAACTTCAATACGCTCTTCACTTGATGTTGGGATGTTCTTTCCTACATAATCAGCGCGAATTGGTAGTTCACGATGACCTCTATCAACAAGAACCGCCAGTTGGATTTGAGATGGTCTACCTAAATCCATAAGAGCATCCATTGCTGCTCGAACTGTTCTGCCTGTATATAATACATCATCCACAAGGATAACTTTTTTCTTCGTAATATCTACAGGGATATCAGAACCTTTTACAAGTGGTTCTTTATTTTTTGATTGTAGTGTTAAATCATCACGATATAACGTAATGTCTAACTCTCCAACTTCCATTTCTTTTCCTTCAATTTGACCAATTCGTTCTGCCAAACGTTGTGCAATAAAAATTCCACGAGTTTTAATTCCGACAAGAACACAATTATCGACACCTTTATTTCGTTCCACGATTTCATGACTAATTCGTGTTAAAGCGCGGCGAATCATTTGGTCATCTAAAACGACAGCTTTCTCTTGCATGCTCTACACCTCCAAGCTTTTTTCTTGCGTGAGAGTAATGGTATAAAAAAAGTCCTCTCAGCGTGTGCGAGAGGACTTTTGAAAAAGGGTACAGCATACCCTATGTATTTCAAACCGTTACCTTCTCAACCTCACGGGGCTGTGTTA
This Bacillus paramycoides DNA region includes the following protein-coding sequences:
- the pyrR gene encoding bifunctional pyrimidine operon transcriptional regulator/uracil phosphoribosyltransferase, which encodes MQEKAVVLDDQMIRRALTRISHEIVERNKGVDNCVLVGIKTRGIFIAQRLAERIGQIEGKEMEVGELDITLYRDDLTLQSKNKEPLVKGSDIPVDITKKKVILVDDVLYTGRTVRAAMDALMDLGRPSQIQLAVLVDRGHRELPIRADYVGKNIPTSSEERIEVDLQETDQQDRVSIYDK
- the carB gene encoding carbamoyl-phosphate synthase large subunit, with amino-acid sequence MPKRLDINTILVIGSGPIVIGQAAEFDYSGTQACQSLKEEGYKVILVNSNPATIMTDTATADKVYIEPLTLEFVSRIIRKERPDAILPTLGGQTGLNMAVELAKSGVLDECGVAILGTKLSAIEQAEDRDLFRTLMQDLNEPTPPSEIIHNLDEAYGFVNEIGYPVIVRPAFTLGGTGGGICHNEEELIEIVTSGLKHSPVTQCLLEKSIAGCKEIEYEVMRDSNDNAIVVCNMENIDPVGVHTGDSIVVAPSQTLSDREYQMLRNTSLRIIRALGIEGGCNVQLALDPYSFQYYVIEVNPRVSRSSALASKATGYPIAKLAAKIAVGLTLDEIVNPVTQKTYACFEPALDYVVSKIPRWPFDKFESANRTLGTQMKATGEVMSIGRNLEESLLKAVRSLELGIYHLELDHLKELDKETMKKRIIKADDERLFIVAEAIRQGVTKEEINEWCEMDFFFLQKVENIVNMEREVKANVGNMEVLQTAKEMGFSDHYIAAAWNKTEREIYDMRKENNMTPVFKMVDTCAAEFESATPYYYSTYADENESIVTDRKSVVVLGSGPIRIGQGVEFDYATVHSVWAIKEAGYEAIIINNNPETVSTDFSISDKLYFEPLTIEDVMHIIDLEKPEGVIVQFGGQTAINLAAKLEEHGVKILGTSLEDLDRAEDRDKFEAALTKLGIPQPVGKTATTVEQAVAIAEEIGYPVLVRPSYVLGGRAMEIVYRQEELLHYMKNAVKVHADHPVLIDRYMVGKEIEVDAISDGENVFIPGIMEHIERAGVHSGDSIGVYPPQSLSEKLKEQIIEHTIALGKGLNIVGLLNIQFVVFEDQVYVIEVNPRASRTVPFLSKITGVPMANVATKVILGQDLVEQGYGTGYHPEEKEVYVKAPVFSFAKLRSVDTTLGPEMKSTGEVMGKDLTLEKALYKGLVASGINIPTHGSVIITVADKDKEEAMEIAKRFNEIGYNLLATAGTAQSLEEKNIPVQVVNKIDSEEYNLLDIIRQGKAQFVINTLTKGKQPARDGFRIRRESVENGVACLTSLDTTRAILRVLESMTFSAHSMKEITQTKRHEVVHA
- the uraA gene encoding uracil permease, producing MEQKPVLDVNEVPKPGKWLFLSIQHLFAMFGSTVLVPFLTGLNPSVALISSGLGTLAFLLITKGQVPAYLGSSFAFIAPILTAKTAGGPGAAMLGGLLAGLVYILISLGIKKSGSEWIMKLLPPIVVGPVVMVIGLALAHTAVNMAMNGADGKYSFTHFSVALVTLAITIICSIFGRGFFSIIPVLLGIIGGYIFAYFQGLVDLKPVAEAKWFVVPDFTVPFVTYTPEFSWKIVLLMVPVALVTISEHIGHQIVLGNVIKRDLIEKPGLHRSIFGDGVATLIASLIGGPPNTTYGENIGVLAITRAYSVYLFIGSAVFAIMFGFIGKISALIHSIPTPVMGGVSILLFGVIASSGLRMMVDDKTDLSDKRNLMIASVILVIGIGGAVLHVGESFQVEGMALAAIVGVLLNLLLPETKQIKQSKQIAS
- the pyrC gene encoding dihydroorotase yields the protein MNYLFKNGRYMNEEGKIVATDLLVQDGKIAKVAENITADNAEVIDVNGKLIAPGLVDVHVHLREPGGEHKETIETGTLAAAKGGFTTICAMPNTRPVPDCREHMQDLQNRIKEKAHVNVLPYGAITVRQAGSEMTDFETLKELGAFAFTDDGVGVQDASMMLAAMKRAAKLNMAVVAHCEENTLINKGCVHEGKFSEKHGLNGIPSVCESVHIARDILLAEAADCHYHVCHVSTKGSVRVIRDAKRAGIKVTAEVTPHHLVLCEDDIPSADPNFKMNPPLRGKEDHAALIEGLLDGTIDMIATDHAPHTAEEKAQGIERAPFGITGFETAFPLLYTNLVKKGIITLEQLIQFLTEKPADTFGLEAGRLKEGRTADITIIDLEQEEEIDPTTFLSKGKNTPFAGWKCQGWPVMTIVGGKIAWQKESALV
- a CDS encoding carbamoyl phosphate synthase small subunit; the protein is MKRQLILEDGTVLIGTGFGGEIEKSGEVVFTTGMTGYQETLSDPSYCGQIVTFTYPLIGNYGINRDDFESIHPSVNGLIVNEICDHPSNFRNEISLNDYLKERNIPGLAGIDTRKLTRKIRQYGTLRGRLCNMDADVEYIVSQLKATVFTDHVKRVSTKDPYPSPGRGHRVVLVDFGMKHGILRELNKRDCDVIVVPYNTTAEEILRLSPDGIMLSNGPGDPKDVPEAIEMLKDIIGKVPLFGICLGHQLFALASGANTSKLKFGHRGLNHPVKNLATGKVAITSQNHGYAVEEESVENTELEITHVALNDGTVEGLRHKKFPAFTVQYHPEASAGPEDANDLFEDFLTMIENFKKEGEELCQNA
- the pyrB gene encoding aspartate carbamoyltransferase, yielding MSHLLTMSELSEVEISEILKDAEDFANGKESKTTEQTFIANLFFENSTRTRFSFEVAEKRLGLDVLNFSADASSVQKGETLYDTIRTLESIGTKAVVIRHEQDRYFDELKDQVNIPILNAGDGCGNHPTQCLLDLLTIKQEFGRFEGLKIAIVGDVRHSRVARSNAEALTKLGATIYFASPEEWKDEDNTFGTYKPLDELVPEVDVMMLLRVQHERHDHYETDIMKEYHEKHGLTVEREQRMKEGSIIMHPAPVNRDVEIASELVECERSRIFKQMENGVYVRMAVLKRALPNVLGGMKHELLV